One genomic window of Pseudomonadota bacterium includes the following:
- the mrdA gene encoding penicillin-binding protein 2 has product MKRLPALKDAGRERRLFTHRVLFAGLTMGVLMALVLARLFFLQVINHDHFTTLSHDNRLKILPLPPPRGLIYSRDGTLLAENRPSFSLTLVPENVANMDSALHELRGMLNLSDDDIEQFKKQLKFARRFESVTLKGDLTPEELATFSVNRFRFPGFTIEAGLARHYPHGEAFAHVLGYVGRISENDLATIEQSNYAATTHIGKMGVEKSREQVLHGRVGYQKVEVNAQGRILRVVERTPPVPGSDIYLTLDAGLQAEAIVALENYRGAIVVLDPNTGAILAFVSKPAYDPNAFVNGISRPLYQSLSTSPNRPLFNRALQGQYPPGSTVKPLVALAGLQYGVRSADKTTWCSGWYTLPNDPHQYRDWLRTGHGNMNLKFSIAHSCDVYYYTLAHDLGIRRMHEMLAKFGLGTITGVDIPGEATGLLPSPEWKKRARKQPWYPGETLIAGIGQGYMLATPLQLAYATAIVATRGEALIPHFLGQIEDPVTDATQSPDVYRRPHVDLANPRYWDAAIEGMDEVVNGTTGTAHKSGIGAPVRFAGKTGTAQVYGIAQGEKAKTSGVPEHLQDHALFISFAPVEAPQIAIAVVVEHGGGGSRTAAPIARRLIDYYFKDSAGKDSTGKDAAGKDSSGTDSPASNNGADAPSTAGIGNEGHAHDEAPAGTDAAPAANSSSPASDAAAPAAAVPPEPDYD; this is encoded by the coding sequence ATGAAACGTCTGCCGGCCCTCAAGGACGCCGGCCGCGAGCGGCGCCTGTTCACCCATCGCGTGCTGTTCGCCGGCCTCACCATGGGCGTGCTGATGGCCCTGGTGCTGGCGCGCCTGTTCTTCCTGCAGGTCATCAATCACGACCATTTCACGACGCTGTCCCACGACAATCGGCTCAAAATCCTGCCCCTGCCGCCACCGCGGGGTTTGATCTACAGCCGCGATGGCACCTTGCTGGCGGAGAACCGGCCGTCGTTTTCCCTGACCCTGGTGCCGGAGAACGTCGCCAACATGGACAGCGCGCTGCACGAACTGCGCGGCATGCTGAACCTGTCCGACGACGACATCGAACAGTTCAAGAAGCAGCTCAAATTCGCGCGCCGCTTCGAGAGCGTGACTTTGAAGGGCGATCTGACACCCGAGGAACTGGCGACCTTCTCGGTCAATCGGTTTCGCTTTCCCGGCTTCACCATCGAGGCCGGCCTCGCGCGCCATTACCCGCACGGCGAAGCGTTTGCCCACGTGCTCGGCTATGTCGGACGCATCAGCGAAAACGATCTCGCCACCATCGAGCAGTCGAACTACGCCGCCACCACCCACATCGGCAAGATGGGCGTGGAAAAATCCCGCGAACAGGTGCTGCACGGACGTGTGGGCTATCAGAAGGTCGAGGTCAACGCCCAGGGCCGCATCCTGCGCGTGGTGGAACGTACGCCACCGGTGCCGGGCAGCGACATCTATCTCACCCTGGACGCCGGCCTGCAGGCCGAGGCGATTGTCGCGCTGGAAAACTACCGCGGCGCGATCGTGGTGCTGGACCCCAACACCGGCGCGATCCTGGCCTTCGTCAGCAAGCCCGCCTACGACCCCAACGCCTTCGTCAACGGCATCAGCCGCCCGCTGTATCAATCCTTGAGTACGTCTCCGAACCGGCCCTTGTTCAACCGTGCCTTGCAGGGCCAATACCCGCCGGGCTCGACGGTCAAGCCGCTGGTGGCGTTGGCCGGCCTGCAATACGGCGTGCGCAGCGCCGACAAGACCACCTGGTGCTCGGGCTGGTACACGCTGCCGAACGATCCGCACCAATACCGCGACTGGCTGCGCACCGGTCACGGCAACATGAATCTCAAGTTTTCCATCGCCCATTCCTGCGACGTCTATTACTACACGCTGGCCCACGATTTGGGCATACGTCGTATGCACGAGATGCTGGCCAAGTTCGGACTCGGCACCATTACCGGCGTCGACATTCCCGGCGAAGCGACGGGCCTGTTGCCATCGCCCGAATGGAAGAAGCGCGCGCGCAAGCAACCCTGGTACCCGGGCGAGACCTTGATCGCCGGCATCGGTCAGGGCTACATGCTCGCCACGCCCCTGCAACTGGCCTATGCCACCGCGATCGTCGCGACGCGCGGCGAAGCGCTGATTCCGCACTTCCTCGGCCAGATCGAAGACCCGGTGACGGACGCTACCCAGAGTCCCGATGTCTATCGCCGGCCGCATGTGGATCTCGCCAATCCGCGCTACTGGGATGCCGCCATCGAGGGCATGGACGAGGTCGTGAACGGCACCACCGGCACCGCGCACAAGAGTGGCATTGGCGCGCCGGTGCGTTTCGCCGGCAAGACCGGCACGGCGCAGGTGTATGGCATCGCGCAGGGCGAGAAGGCCAAGACCTCGGGTGTGCCCGAGCACCTGCAGGACCACGCGCTGTTCATTTCCTTCGCGCCGGTCGAAGCACCGCAGATAGCGATAGCGGTGGTGGTGGAACACGGTGGCGGCGGCAGCCGCACGGCCGCGCCCATCGCGCGTCGCCTGATCGATTACTATTTCAAGGATTCGGCTGGCAAGGATTCGACTGGCAAGGACGCTGCGGGCAAGGATTCCTCCGGCACGGATTCGCCGGCGAGCAACAACGGCGCCGACGCGCCGAGCACGGCCGGCATCGGTAACGAAGGCCATGCGCACGATGAGGCGCCCGCCGGCACCGACGCCGCGCCTGCCGCCAATTCGTCCTCGCCCGCCAGTGACGCCGCCGCGCCGGCCGCTGCCGTCCCGCCCGAGCCTGATTATGATTAG
- the mreD gene encoding rod shape-determining protein MreD: protein MDKPHRIWVIALSFLAAFMLTAMPLPDWALPWRPAWIAMVLVYWCMALPERVGVITGWVIGLILDVMHGSILGQHAFGLAFVAYMVLQYHQRLRVFRLLQQALVIASIVFVYLLTMLWVYNLLGSVKYSFSYLFGAVTTGVLWPWVYIVLRDVRRRARVA from the coding sequence ATGGACAAACCGCATCGCATCTGGGTCATCGCCCTGTCGTTTCTCGCCGCTTTCATGCTGACCGCCATGCCGCTGCCGGACTGGGCCTTGCCGTGGCGGCCGGCGTGGATAGCGATGGTGCTGGTCTACTGGTGCATGGCCCTGCCGGAGCGCGTGGGTGTCATCACGGGCTGGGTCATCGGTCTCATTCTCGACGTCATGCACGGCTCGATCCTCGGCCAGCACGCTTTCGGCCTGGCTTTCGTCGCCTACATGGTGCTGCAGTACCACCAGCGCCTGCGCGTGTTCCGCCTGTTGCAGCAAGCGCTGGTCATCGCTTCCATCGTGTTCGTGTACCTGCTCACCATGCTGTGGGTCTACAACCTGCTCGGATCGGTCAAGTACAGCTTCAGCTACCTGTTCGGCGCGGTGACCACCGGCGTGTTGTGGCCGTGGGTCTACATCGTGCTGCGCGACGTCAGGCGTCGCGCGCGCGTCGCCTGA
- the mreC gene encoding rod shape-determining protein MreC, which yields MRRARRWPGAGDDRRTWTRGAGTGVESARRLTGDTPIKPLFINTPSPTARFAACAILSFLCISIDHANTHLSSLRSALSVVVYPLQYVVNAPVQAAADVMDDLRSRQALVEENARLHAENALLSVKSQRYSALESENQRLRKLLDSSSAFEQQVVVADVLAIETAPSARQIVLDKGSNQGVFVGQPMLDAYGVIGQVSNVSMFSSTGLLITDQRHALPVLLNRTGLRAIAVGGDLPDELNLSFISINADIKEGDLVVTSGLGGRFPAGYPVGRVKAVSVKPGDAFSTIVVEPTAKVGHSREVMLVGPQTHDIGQERISASE from the coding sequence CTGCGTCGCGCGCGGCGGTGGCCGGGTGCTGGAGATGATCGAAGAACATGGACCCGAGGTGCTGGCACTGGAGTAGAATCCGCGAGACGACTGACGGGGGACACGCCGATCAAACCTCTGTTCATCAATACGCCCTCGCCCACGGCGCGCTTCGCCGCGTGCGCGATCCTCTCGTTCCTGTGCATTTCCATCGACCACGCCAACACCCATCTCTCGTCCTTGCGCTCGGCGCTGTCGGTGGTGGTCTATCCCCTGCAATACGTCGTCAACGCGCCGGTACAGGCGGCGGCCGACGTGATGGACGATCTGCGTTCGCGCCAGGCGCTGGTCGAGGAGAACGCCAGGCTGCATGCGGAAAACGCGCTGTTGAGCGTCAAGTCGCAGCGATACTCGGCGCTCGAAAGCGAGAACCAGCGCCTGCGCAAGCTCCTCGATTCGTCCTCGGCGTTCGAGCAGCAGGTGGTGGTGGCCGACGTGCTGGCCATCGAGACCGCGCCCTCGGCGCGCCAGATCGTGCTCGACAAGGGCTCCAACCAGGGCGTGTTCGTCGGTCAGCCGATGCTCGACGCCTACGGGGTGATAGGCCAGGTGTCGAACGTCAGCATGTTCTCCAGTACCGGGCTGCTCATCACCGATCAGCGCCACGCCCTGCCGGTGTTGCTCAATCGTACCGGCCTGCGCGCCATCGCGGTCGGCGGCGACCTGCCCGACGAACTCAATCTCTCGTTCATCTCCATCAATGCCGACATCAAGGAAGGTGACCTGGTGGTGACCTCGGGCCTGGGCGGGCGCTTCCCCGCCGGTTACCCGGTCGGTCGCGTCAAGGCGGTCAGCGTCAAACCGGGCGACGCCTTCTCCACCATCGTCGTCGAGCCCACCGCCAAGGTCGGGCATTCGCGCGAAGTGATGCTGGTCGGCCCGCAGACGCACGACATCGGACAAGAGCGAATCTCCGCGTCCGAATAG
- a CDS encoding rod shape-determining protein translates to MLRMLRGMFSNDLSIDLGTANTLIYVRGKGIVLNEPSVVAIRRGRDSSSAKAIAAVGLEAKRMLGRTPGHIEAIRPLKDGVIADFTITEKMLQHFIRKVHGNQLFKPSPRVLVCVPCGSTQVERRAIKESAQGAGAREVYLIEEPMSAAIGAGMPVSDASGSMVLDIGGGTTEVAVISLNGIVYSASVRIGGDRFDDAIINYVRRNYGSLIGDATAERIKFEIGCAYPGNEVREIEIKGRNLAEGLPRSFTLNSNEILEALQEPLAGIVEAVKTALEKTPPELGSDVAERGMVLTGGGALLKDLDRLLMEETGLPVIVAEDPLTCVARGGGRVLEMIEEHGPEVLALE, encoded by the coding sequence ATGCTTCGCATGCTGCGAGGAATGTTTTCCAACGATCTGTCGATCGACCTGGGAACCGCCAACACCCTGATCTACGTCCGCGGCAAAGGCATAGTGCTGAACGAGCCCTCGGTGGTCGCTATCCGCCGCGGCCGCGATTCCAGCAGCGCCAAGGCCATCGCCGCCGTCGGCCTCGAGGCCAAGCGCATGCTGGGCCGCACGCCCGGCCACATCGAAGCCATCCGCCCCTTGAAGGACGGCGTCATCGCCGACTTCACCATCACCGAGAAAATGTTGCAGCACTTCATACGCAAGGTGCATGGCAACCAGTTGTTCAAGCCCAGCCCGCGCGTGCTGGTGTGCGTGCCCTGCGGTTCGACCCAGGTCGAACGGCGCGCCATCAAGGAATCCGCGCAGGGCGCCGGTGCCCGCGAAGTCTATCTGATCGAGGAACCGATGTCGGCCGCCATCGGCGCCGGCATGCCGGTCAGCGACGCCAGCGGCTCGATGGTGCTGGACATCGGCGGCGGCACCACCGAGGTGGCGGTGATTTCCTTGAACGGCATCGTCTATTCCGCCTCGGTGCGCATCGGCGGCGACCGCTTCGACGACGCCATCATCAACTACGTGCGCCGCAACTACGGCAGCCTGATCGGCGACGCCACCGCCGAGCGCATCAAGTTCGAGATCGGCTGCGCCTATCCCGGCAACGAAGTGCGTGAAATCGAGATCAAGGGCCGCAACCTCGCTGAAGGCCTGCCGCGCAGCTTCACGCTCAACAGCAACGAAATCCTCGAAGCCCTGCAGGAACCCCTGGCCGGCATCGTCGAGGCGGTCAAGACGGCGCTGGAAAAGACCCCGCCGGAACTCGGCTCCGACGTTGCCGAGCGCGGCATGGTGCTGACCGGCGGTGGCGCGCTGCTGAAGGATCTCGATCGCCTGCTCATGGAAGAGACCGGTCTGCCGGTGATCGTCGCCGAAGATCCCTTGACCTGCGTCGCGCGCGGCGGTGGCCGGGTGCTGGAGATGATCGAAGAACATGGACCCGAGGTGCTGGCACTGGAGTAG
- the gatC gene encoding Asp-tRNA(Asn)/Glu-tRNA(Gln) amidotransferase subunit GatC, with translation MAISNDEVSAMARLARLAIAPDDLPGYAEQLSGILAFVARMDEVDTRAVEPLAHPLDLAARLRPDVVTESDQRDLFQSIAPEVERGLYLVPKVIE, from the coding sequence ATGGCGATCAGTAATGACGAAGTCAGCGCGATGGCGCGGCTGGCGCGCCTGGCCATAGCCCCCGACGACCTGCCCGGCTATGCCGAGCAGCTGTCCGGCATCCTGGCCTTCGTCGCGCGCATGGACGAGGTCGACACCCGCGCCGTCGAGCCGCTCGCCCACCCGCTGGACCTCGCGGCCCGTTTGCGGCCCGATGTGGTGACGGAGTCCGACCAGCGCGATTTGTTCCAGAGCATCGCCCCCGAGGTCGAACGCGGCCTGTACCTGGTACCCAAGGTGATCGAGTAG
- the gatA gene encoding Asp-tRNA(Asn)/Glu-tRNA(Gln) amidotransferase subunit GatA — MSDKLPRSVARLAQGLAAGEYSSVELTRHYLDRIASLDGRLNSFITVCAEQALAEAAAADARRAAGTAGPLTGIPYANKDIFCTRGVRTSCASRMLDNFIAPYDATAVAKLRAAGLVMLGKTNMDEFAMGSSNESSYYGPVANPWDLGRVPGGSSGGSAAAVAAGLAPLATGTDTGGSIRQPAAFCGISGIKPTYGRVSRYGMIAFASSLDQGGPMGHSAEDLALMLNAMAGFDRRDSTSVERADEDFTRLLDAPVAGLRIGLPREYFDDQLDAGIRACVETAVKALEARGATLHEISLPHMSLAIPAYYVIAPAECSSNLSRYDGARFGYRCADPKDLTDLYCRSRGEAFGAEVKRRILVGTYALSSGYYDAYYRKAQQVRRLLRDDFLDAFNTVDVIIGPTTPTVAYAAGAHSKDPVTMYLGDIYTTAANLAGLPSLSIPAGFVDGMPVGMQMTATHFDEARLLGLAHQYQRDSDWHLRAPAAFT; from the coding sequence ATGAGCGACAAGCTTCCCCGTAGCGTCGCGCGCCTGGCCCAGGGCCTGGCCGCCGGCGAATATTCCAGCGTCGAGCTGACCCGTCATTACCTCGACCGCATCGCGAGCCTCGACGGCCGCCTGAACAGCTTCATCACGGTGTGCGCCGAGCAGGCCCTGGCCGAGGCCGCCGCCGCCGATGCGCGCCGCGCGGCCGGCACGGCCGGGCCCTTGACTGGCATCCCCTATGCCAACAAGGACATCTTCTGTACACGCGGCGTCCGCACCAGCTGCGCCTCGCGCATGCTCGACAACTTCATCGCGCCCTACGACGCGACGGCGGTGGCGAAACTGCGCGCCGCGGGGCTCGTGATGCTGGGCAAAACCAACATGGACGAGTTCGCGATGGGCTCTTCCAATGAGAGCAGCTATTACGGGCCGGTCGCCAACCCCTGGGACCTCGGCCGCGTACCGGGCGGCTCCTCGGGCGGCTCGGCGGCCGCGGTCGCCGCCGGCCTCGCGCCGCTCGCCACCGGCACCGACACCGGCGGCTCAATCCGCCAGCCGGCGGCGTTCTGCGGTATCAGCGGCATCAAGCCCACCTACGGGCGGGTGTCGCGCTACGGCATGATTGCCTTCGCGTCCAGCCTCGACCAGGGCGGCCCCATGGGTCACAGCGCCGAGGACCTGGCCTTGATGCTGAACGCCATGGCCGGCTTCGACCGCCGCGATTCGACTTCCGTCGAGCGCGCCGACGAGGACTTCACGCGCCTGCTCGACGCGCCGGTCGCCGGCCTGCGCATCGGCTTGCCGCGCGAGTATTTCGACGACCAACTCGACGCCGGCATCCGCGCCTGCGTGGAAACGGCGGTCAAGGCGCTCGAGGCGCGCGGCGCCACGCTGCACGAGATCTCGCTGCCGCACATGTCGCTGGCGATCCCGGCCTATTACGTCATCGCCCCCGCCGAGTGCTCGTCCAACCTGTCGCGCTACGACGGCGCGCGCTTCGGCTATCGCTGCGCCGATCCGAAGGATCTCACCGATCTCTACTGCCGCTCGCGCGGCGAAGCCTTCGGCGCCGAGGTCAAGCGCCGCATCCTGGTCGGCACCTACGCCTTGTCGTCGGGCTATTACGACGCCTATTACCGCAAGGCCCAGCAGGTTCGCCGCCTGCTGCGCGATGATTTCCTCGACGCGTTCAACACGGTGGACGTGATCATCGGACCGACCACGCCGACCGTCGCCTACGCGGCCGGCGCGCACAGCAAGGATCCGGTCACGATGTATCTCGGCGACATCTACACGACCGCCGCCAATCTCGCCGGCCTGCCCAGCCTGTCGATTCCGGCCGGCTTCGTCGACGGCATGCCGGTAGGCATGCAGATGACCGCCACCCATTTCGACGAGGCGCGCCTGCTCGGACTGGCGCACCAATACCAACGCGACAGTGATTGGCACCTGCGCGCGCCCGCCGCTTTTACCTGA
- the gatB gene encoding Asp-tRNA(Asn)/Glu-tRNA(Gln) amidotransferase subunit GatB, whose product MQWETVIGLEIHAQLATRSKIFSGASTAYGAEPNTQACAIDLGLPGVLPVINEQAIAMAVRFGLAIDAHITPRSVFARKNYFYPDLPKGYQISQYEAPIVAQGRITIDVDGQSKTINITRAHLEEDAGKSLHEDFHGASGIDLNRAGTPLLEIVSEPEMRSAAEAAAYMREIHRLVRYLGICDGNMQEGSFRCDANVSVRPKGQEAFGTRAEIKNLNSFRFIERAIEFEVERQVEIIENGGKVVQETRLYDPDKDETRPLRSKEDAHDYRYFPDPDLLPVTVSAEDIAAIRASMPELPRAKLARFVETLGLSPEEASTLANDPDTANYFELAIAAQPAQARQVANWVSGELFGALNRDNLGIAASPIKPAQLGQLVERIVDGTLSGKLAKQVFATMWASGRDADDIIAAEGLRQVSDTHLIEVAVRDILEQNPDQVEQFRAGKEKVLGFLVGQVMKKTGGKANPALVNQLIKAALAN is encoded by the coding sequence ATGCAATGGGAAACCGTCATCGGCCTGGAAATCCACGCCCAGCTCGCGACCCGCAGCAAGATCTTCTCTGGCGCCTCCACCGCCTACGGCGCCGAACCCAACACCCAGGCCTGCGCCATCGACCTCGGCCTGCCGGGCGTGCTGCCGGTCATCAATGAACAGGCCATCGCCATGGCGGTGCGCTTCGGTCTCGCCATCGACGCGCACATCACGCCGCGCTCGGTGTTCGCGCGCAAGAATTACTTCTATCCCGATCTGCCCAAGGGCTACCAGATCAGTCAATACGAAGCCCCGATAGTCGCGCAAGGTCGCATCACCATCGATGTCGACGGCCAGTCCAAAACCATCAACATCACGCGCGCGCATCTCGAGGAAGACGCCGGCAAATCGCTGCACGAGGATTTCCATGGCGCGAGCGGCATCGACCTGAACCGTGCCGGCACGCCGCTGCTGGAAATCGTGTCCGAGCCGGAGATGCGCAGCGCCGCCGAAGCGGCCGCCTACATGCGTGAGATCCATCGCCTGGTGCGTTATCTCGGCATCTGCGACGGCAACATGCAGGAAGGCAGTTTCCGTTGCGACGCCAACGTCTCGGTGCGACCCAAGGGCCAGGAAGCGTTCGGCACGCGCGCCGAGATCAAGAACCTGAACTCGTTCCGCTTCATCGAACGCGCGATCGAATTCGAAGTCGAGCGCCAGGTGGAGATCATCGAGAACGGCGGCAAGGTGGTGCAGGAAACGCGCCTCTACGATCCGGACAAGGACGAGACACGGCCACTGCGCAGCAAGGAAGATGCGCATGACTACCGGTACTTCCCCGATCCCGACCTGCTGCCGGTGACGGTCAGCGCCGAGGACATCGCCGCGATTCGCGCCAGCATGCCGGAACTGCCGCGCGCCAAGCTTGCGCGCTTCGTGGAAACGCTGGGCCTGTCGCCCGAAGAGGCGTCGACGCTCGCCAACGATCCCGACACCGCGAACTACTTCGAGCTCGCCATCGCCGCGCAGCCCGCGCAGGCCCGACAGGTGGCGAACTGGGTGAGCGGTGAATTATTCGGGGCGCTGAATCGCGACAACCTCGGCATCGCCGCGAGCCCGATCAAGCCCGCGCAACTGGGCCAGCTGGTTGAACGCATCGTGGACGGCACGCTGTCCGGCAAGCTCGCCAAGCAGGTGTTCGCGACGATGTGGGCGTCCGGTCGCGATGCCGATGACATCATTGCCGCCGAAGGCCTGCGCCAGGTGTCGGACACTCACCTGATCGAGGTAGCAGTGCGCGACATCCTCGAGCAGAATCCGGATCAGGTTGAACAGTTTCGTGCCGGCAAGGAAAAGGTGCTCGGCTTCCTGGTCGGCCAGGTCATGAAAAAGACCGGCGGCAAGGCCAATCCGGCGCTGGTCAATCAACTCATCAAGGCCGCTCTCGCCAACTGA
- a CDS encoding enoyl-CoA hydratase/isomerase family protein, whose translation MLSALNSNLDAGQDAANRVDTSVLTNLELRFDHKVGVLWKYIAQHSTPHFSHAQLDDIRTVQNAVRDGLLLALPNYDAAKLKYLVFGSKVPGIFSLGGDLRLFRDLIARRDRHGLELYSRKATDAIFHHAANTADVMTFSLVQGTAMGGGFEATLAGNVVVAERGARLGFPEVLFGLFPGMGAYTLLRRRVDCATAEKIILGAKNYSAEELHTMGIVDVLCEQGEGEHAVYSYISRQAHRPGVLAFRRALNRARAVDRKELYAIADEWVDTAMNLPHENLKRIDRLVAGQRKLDLVSAAPKVTIKVLNKD comes from the coding sequence ATGCTGTCAGCATTAAACTCGAATTTGGACGCCGGCCAGGATGCCGCCAACCGCGTCGACACCAGTGTCTTGACCAACCTCGAGCTGCGCTTCGATCACAAGGTCGGCGTGCTTTGGAAATACATCGCGCAACATTCCACCCCGCACTTCTCCCATGCGCAACTCGACGACATCCGCACCGTGCAGAATGCGGTGCGCGATGGTCTCCTGCTGGCGCTGCCGAACTACGACGCCGCGAAATTGAAGTACCTGGTGTTCGGCTCGAAGGTGCCAGGCATCTTCAGTCTCGGCGGCGATCTGCGCCTGTTTCGAGATCTCATCGCGCGTCGCGATCGCCATGGCCTCGAACTGTATTCACGCAAGGCGACCGACGCGATTTTCCATCACGCCGCCAACACCGCCGATGTCATGACCTTCTCGCTGGTGCAAGGCACGGCGATGGGCGGCGGCTTCGAAGCAACGTTGGCCGGCAACGTGGTGGTGGCGGAGCGCGGTGCGCGGCTCGGCTTTCCGGAAGTGCTGTTTGGCCTGTTCCCCGGCATGGGCGCCTATACCCTGCTGCGGCGCCGGGTCGACTGCGCGACCGCCGAGAAGATCATCCTTGGCGCCAAGAACTATAGCGCCGAGGAGTTGCACACGATGGGCATCGTCGATGTGCTGTGCGAGCAAGGTGAGGGCGAGCACGCGGTGTATTCCTACATCTCGCGCCAGGCCCATCGTCCCGGCGTGCTGGCCTTCCGTCGCGCGCTCAACCGTGCGCGCGCCGTCGATCGCAAGGAGCTCTACGCGATCGCGGACGAATGGGTGGATACGGCCATGAACCTGCCGCACGAGAATCTGAAGCGCATCGATCGCCTGGTCGCGGGCCAGCGCAAGCTCGATCTCGTCAGCGCCGCGCCCAAGGTCACCATCAAGGTGTTGAACAAGGACTGA
- a CDS encoding MaoC family dehydratase translates to MTITQFAVPADQRYFEDYTPGAVFEFGATVVSEQELVSFAQAYDPQSFHVDREAAAHSMFGGLIASGWHTASLTMRMLVDHYLSSVASLASPGVDELRWLAPVRPGDVLRVRVTVDDARRSRSRGDRGVVTSSVEVLNQHGVVVMTLKAVNLLLTRSAA, encoded by the coding sequence ATGACCATCACGCAGTTCGCCGTTCCCGCTGACCAGCGCTATTTCGAGGACTACACCCCGGGTGCGGTCTTCGAGTTCGGCGCGACTGTCGTCAGCGAGCAGGAATTGGTGTCGTTCGCCCAGGCCTACGACCCGCAGTCCTTCCATGTCGACCGTGAAGCCGCCGCGCACTCGATGTTCGGCGGGCTGATTGCCAGCGGCTGGCATACCGCGTCGCTGACCATGCGCATGCTGGTCGATCACTACCTGTCCTCGGTCGCGAGCCTGGCTTCGCCCGGCGTCGATGAGCTGCGCTGGCTGGCGCCGGTGCGACCCGGCGACGTGCTGCGCGTGCGCGTCACGGTCGATGACGCGCGACGCTCGCGCTCGCGCGGCGATCGCGGCGTGGTGACATCCAGCGTCGAAGTGCTGAACCAGCATGGCGTGGTGGTGATGACGCTCAAGGCCGTCAACCTGTTGCTGACGCGCTCCGCGGCCTGA
- the gltA gene encoding citrate (Si)-synthase, with protein MSTDKNKQPGATAKLDTLGGTHAFPIMEGTVGPSVIDISKLYAQTGQFTYDPGFTSTASCESKITYIDGDEGVLLYRGYPIDQLAEQSNFLEVAYLLLNGELPTQAKFAEFEHAITHHTMIHEQLRDLFSGFRRDAHPMAVMCGVVGALSAFYHDSTDINDPYQRMVASRRLIAKMPTIAAMAYKYSVGQPFVYPRNDLDYTANFLHMCFAVPAGEYKVSPTLARAMDRIFILHADHEQNASTSTVRLASSSGANPFACIAAGIACLWGPAHGGANEAALNMLREIGTVDRIPEYIKKAKSKDAPFRLMGFGHRVYKNYDPRARVMQQTCHEVLGELGIKDDPLLDVAMELEKIALSDEYFIEKKLYPNIDFYSGITLKAMGFPTTMFTALFALARTVGWVAQWMEMIDDPAQRIGRPRQLYTGYTHRDYVPASKR; from the coding sequence ATGAGCACGGACAAGAACAAACAGCCCGGCGCGACCGCCAAGCTCGACACGTTGGGCGGCACGCATGCCTTCCCGATCATGGAGGGCACCGTGGGCCCGAGCGTGATCGACATCTCCAAGCTCTACGCCCAGACCGGACAGTTCACCTATGACCCGGGCTTCACGTCCACCGCCAGCTGCGAATCGAAGATCACCTATATCGACGGCGACGAAGGCGTATTGCTGTATCGCGGCTACCCGATAGATCAGCTCGCCGAGCAGAGCAATTTCCTCGAGGTGGCCTACCTCTTGTTGAACGGCGAACTGCCGACCCAGGCCAAGTTCGCCGAGTTCGAACATGCCATCACTCACCACACCATGATCCACGAACAGCTGCGCGACCTGTTCTCCGGCTTCCGCCGCGACGCGCACCCGATGGCGGTGATGTGCGGCGTGGTCGGCGCGCTGTCGGCCTTCTATCACGACTCGACCGACATCAACGATCCCTACCAGCGCATGGTCGCCAGCCGTCGCCTGATCGCCAAGATGCCGACCATCGCGGCCATGGCCTACAAGTATTCGGTCGGTCAGCCCTTCGTCTATCCGCGCAACGATCTCGACTACACCGCCAACTTCCTGCACATGTGTTTCGCGGTGCCGGCCGGTGAGTACAAGGTCAGCCCGACGCTGGCGCGCGCCATGGACCGCATCTTCATCCTGCATGCCGACCATGAGCAGAACGCCTCGACCTCGACCGTGCGCCTGGCGAGCTCCTCGGGCGCCAATCCGTTCGCCTGCATCGCGGCCGGCATCGCCTGCCTGTGGGGGCCGGCGCACGGCGGCGCCAACGAAGCGGCGCTCAACATGCTGCGCGAGATCGGCACCGTCGACCGCATTCCGGAATACATCAAGAAGGCCAAGTCCAAGGACGCCCCCTTCCGCCTGATGGGCTTCGGTCATCGCGTGTACAAGAACTACGACCCGCGCGCGCGCGTCATGCAGCAGACCTGCCACGAGGTGCTGGGCGAACTCGGCATCAAGGACGACCCGCTGCTCGACGTCGCCATGGAGCTCGAGAAGATTGCGTTGTCGGATGAATACTTCATCGAGAAGAAGCTCTACCCGAACATCGATTTCTATTCCGGCATCACCTTGAAGGCGATGGGCTTCCCGACCACCATGTTCACCGCGTTGTTCGCGTTGGCGCGCACGGTCGGCTGGGTGGCGCAGTGGATGGAAATGATCGATGACCCGGCGCAGCGCATCGGCCGCCCGCGCCAGCTCTACACCGGCTACACCCACCGCGACTACGTGCCGGCCAGCAAGCGCTGA